In Hyperolius riggenbachi isolate aHypRig1 chromosome 1, aHypRig1.pri, whole genome shotgun sequence, the genomic window AAAATTTGTGTCAATGCGCGCACGCAAATTTTTACATGCGATAACCGTTATCATGTGAAATTTCACtcttcacagcgtgctaacactaagcaccattttgtgaatcaagtcccaaGTGTTACAGTGTAGCACTCACCAGTGGCATAACAACAATTCATGCCCCCCCCTCAGCAAACTTTTATGGTGCCCCCATGTTCACAAACTTTCCCTTGCCTCCACTCTTTGCCCTTCACAGGCTTGGGGACCATCAAATCTTTatgacaagtgtagccacaaaaacacttgatctgaagtatagtcccctgtataagAGGGAAGGGAGGTTAGCAGTTGGGGGCCCCCCACCTCCCTGGGCCCCCTGCCATCGCATGTGCTTCTCccctttagttacgcccctggcacttACCTTTTCATagtcgtcatcactgtcgctttcGTCAACCTCAACAACTTTTGATCTGATTGGAGATTCCACTGTTTTGTCTATGAAGCTCTGACCATCCGGGGGCAGTCGCCTGGAAAACGGACCATAAATCAGTTGTTCAATAAGAGCTTCCGCATCTCTTTTGTAAATGTAAATCTATACTATTTCTGCTGCATTTTATAATACTGACATGTCACTATtagcatcctctataataaaacccccgtgtccctgcgtcacgctgtccctgtgtagctgggtccgtgctttttgctactgcgcatctgcgcagcacggacccagcctcacagagccaggaggatggggccagggagccgggcgggcgTGTGAGCTGGCGGCCGGGTGTGCAGCGGATGTTCTCGAGCGCACATGTGCGGCggctgcgcgcgcatgcgcagtaacaggTGGCGGCGAGAAAAcatagacctagagcctgtttttaaatgtgATTGggtctgctagtaatgttataagcTGATACTTAAAAAGGTTGAGGAGAGTGGTCCATTTACATACAAACAATCGTTGGATTGTGGGACTACTgtatttagttcacagaagatttagggcatcactgctgaggggccttaaagtgacactgaagtgaataaaaacttataatataatgaattgtatgtgtagtacagctaaaggtagccatagaccTTACCAGCGGCGTAGCTGAGGAGCTCTgggctccagtgcaagttttacatggcccccaccccaagcaatctatacataataattgatatggcgcaccaaaatctgccaagggcaactacagtgtcagaggagcaagaaggggatggggaatggtgtgctaatgattactactattcaaagcatctatagaagtgattattaccagcacaggaccaatagagagctaaaactgcagTTGAGGGGGTTCCAttggggcccctcttgcccaagggccccgatgcggtcacaacctctgcaccccctattgctacgccactcgacctgacgattatgggctcttatctcaactgtctctccctGTTTTAGCAGAGAAAACTTCAAAGAGTCAGTAGCCTGCAGGGATGAGTTCTGGATCCGATGAAATTCGTAACCCGGCAAAAGACACTCTCATACCCTACAGGCTACAAACAACAGGACTCCcagactctcacacacactttcatgTCCAAAAAGCCTCTTGCTAAGCGCTCTGCCATCCAGAGAGGGAGAGATTGGGGTGACCTCACAGGCCCAGTGaatcctcccattccatatgattGGTAAATATGAATTTCAATTATACTAAAACCAATTAAGTTATTTGCTTGGATATTCATGGATTCCATATATTGTATAGTCATACCCTAAAACATTGACCTTCCCTGCATTGCAAACTGGGAATATCTGTTTAATTTGGGTTCATTTTTTTctctacatttttttattatatatattatgatGTCCAAGTGGGTGAATTAATGGGGAGATAAAGATTGGGTGATAACATTCCTTAGAACAAATCAGGTCacttctgttttccttctttgTTTTCCAGCTAGATTTTGCTTTAGGATCAAGAGTTTGCAGTCAAGTAAAATGTATGCTATGTTGTGTTTGCATATTAGAGTTCCTTAGACAGGAAAAATCCCTTATCCATTGTTATCCACCTAAATTGTGCATTAAATTACAGTAGACGTCAATCCTCTAACTTAGAGGTTTCCAAGACTATTACATAGAACATATTTGGTCCCTCAAAAGCTAGCCATTATGTATCCTACCTGTCATGATACCTATTTTAGGGGTTGCCCCCTCCCTGGCACTACAATATGTATCATATATGGTGGGACTGCCCGAAGGTTTCCAagatatggcccatatgcaattcactttttcacctgagttttcacctaggagataatttttcaccttctatttaaaataactttccagtacttttcaattaaaaaaagtaccgaaatgtaaatgaaaaagtgatatcaaaattatttttagtattttcttgctttctggtggcttaaaaagcattttatcgacaaatttaaaaataccaccttggagataactcaggtgaaaaaaaagtgaattgcatatgggccatggtcttAAGTTGCCACAACCTGATCTCAAATGTTTTCCACTTCAATTACTAAAGACCCCCAAGAGTTCCTACTGGGTCATAAACCGCCCaatacttagggcccattcacacttagaaccgcagaacgccggcgattaccgccggcgttttgcgggagtgattttcccgcgattagcgcggaaaaatcactggacactgcggcggttttggagcgatcgcgattagcgtgctgtgcacgctaatcacgatcgctaatcgcggaacgctcgtcgccggcaaaccgctgcatgcagcgcggttgcggttatcgctaaccgcaaccgcggcagtgagaacactgccactcgctacattgtgtagcggttcttgcagaaccgctagcggtttgccgtgagcgggaatcgctcgattcccgcacaagtgtgaatgggcccttaaagagacactgaagcggaaaaaaaaatatgatataatgaattggttgtgtactatgaataattactagaagattagcagcaaagaaaatattctcatacttttattttcaggtatatagtgttttttctaacattgcatcattctataatatgtgcagattacacaacactcagcatttaaaatgagtctttcagagcagtctgtgaagtaatgacctctcctctagcagaggaaaagtaaatagtccaggaacagttgagttaataaaagtcagataacagccctctccaggactaacttagtcggagagcttaatggcttgtttgcatagagataaccactggagtttctcaactcttcctgtactggaaacaattacactgatgtatctgatattAATGTTTtagttcttagctgtgctacacatacaaatcataatatcatcatttttttttcgcttcagtgtatcTTTAACATGCAAATCATAAGTTAACTTAGCACGTAGTGGTCTCCACCAAACTTTACATTGCCACACAATGGAAGCAACAAAATCTTTATTTCTCAGCAATCTTAAcacaaattgataaaaaaaatattgcattacCGTATCAGCATTACAGTGCAGTAACCTGCGTTATaatgactttataacgcaggacaataacttcccactgtgaatgcccctttaataattCAATTTGCAATTTTTCTGTCAActttatgtatatataaataaatacattattttcaaaaATAGTTGTCCTGATTGAGAAATCTCGATCTTGAATTCAGAGTTGGGCAtatgatatttaaagagaacccgaggtgaattctaagaatgctatcagcacacagagactgggtctgcatataatacctagcctctgttgctataccgtctcccccccccccaggcctcccctgcgctctgcttgccccccataaatcaagccccgtgctagcgacacacagcgtgtggcagccggctgtttacctttggcAGTGTCAGTCTTGCCACTTCCCTGCCtgcgtcctttccctccaatcagcagggagagaagggacgcaggcggggagcagcgctatggaggaggcggggagcggtgagACTGACACTgccaaaggtaaacagccggctgcgacacgctgtgtgtcgctagcacggggCTGGATTTATGtgggcaagcagagcgcagggggggcctgggggggagcAGTattgcaacagaggctgggcgttatatgcagacccagcctctgtgtgctgatagcactgttagaacccacctcgggttctctttaagactcccAAAGTATTTTAACAGAGGATGGCGCTATTCTTTATGCAAGTAAATAAGACACCTATATCTAACCAGGATTGTCTGTATTCCACCTGTAGATCATACAATCAACCGGTATTTCAATCAATAAAAAATGTTTACTTCAtataaaaaatcaataaaatttacATACGACTGCGTGCACGCATCAATACATCTAAAATCTGCACATCCACCTATAAGTACATGCGCATATCCACATTCCTCCACAATCACCCAAAGAATTATATACTTAAAGGAATTTGGTTAAAAAGCAATTGGTTAGACAAATGATAGGCTGAAGTTCTTCCAGTCTCTTTAAGACTCCTCCTGTTTAAAGGAGCCTTACATTATTTTTATTACCTTTGGTTACAATTTATGTGACTTTATCAAAATATGTGTAAATAGCCCGACAATGAAAATTGCAATGAATACTTACATTGGAGGTGGAAATCCAGGCTTATCAGAAAGTGATGTCAGTGGTGGTCGCTGTGACCTTGCAGCAACAGCAGGTGGcttagtgagtgattgctgtccaATTGTTCTTGGCTTGCTTGGTGGAATGGGTGGGGCGTGATTGGACTTTATACTTTCAGAGAGGGCTGGAGGTTTTACTGGTGGCAAAGGAGGTGGTGGTGATATCTGGCTAGGTTTGCTTGATATTTTTTCAGTAGACGGTACAGCTGGCTTTTGTGGCACCAATGGTGGAGGGCCATTTTTAAGAATGTTTATCAGTTCTTCCTTCACTGAAGAACTCCCAAACTTGACTTGCTGTACACTGCTGTGCTTTGCTTCTGAAGGTTGATAATTTGCAGGACTTCTTGTTGAGCCAGATGTGGCTGGTGAATCTGATTGGCGGAATGGTGGAAAAGATGGTTGCTTTGTTGCGCTGGAAACAGAGCTTGCAGATTCCCTTCTGGGTGGAGGCGGCAAGGGTTTAtcgcctggtggtggaagaggaggaggtggcTTTGGCCCACTCCCTCTGTGAGCTGGAGCAAAGGTAGGGATAGGAGGAGGCATTCTATCTATTTCAAATTTGTAGGGTTGAATGGTGGAATTCCGAGTGGAATCTGAATCAGGCATTTTCGCTGGAGGAATGGGTGACTTTGGTTTTGGAACCTGGTTAGGTATTGAATGTCTTTTTGGGGTGTCTTCCCCTTTTGGTAGTCTTGGAACTGGTGGGGGTGGATAGCTAGGTGCACCATCTAAACAAAGGAGAATTTAAAATTACAAATCAGTAGGGCAATACTCTCAAAAATACATTTGCAAATGATATTATTGTTCAATgatattgatataaaaaaaaaagaaaagaaaaaactagtgagtggcagaaacaggtaatctagcccaccatgagcTTAATCCACAAAATTTTTTCTATCTTCATGGGTACTATAACCCCTTTCATACCggtagtctctggccccttaaagagactctgaagcgtgtCTGAAAGCATGTAATTACTGTAAAGCACTGTAGATAGTGCTATACCGCGGTatccccgtggcaaaacgaggggtttataccgccCAAATGCCCTTTGCAAagtcgggggagcgcttcctgatgaggctgagcttagcgctgtagctctgcctcttatagCGCCACTCCccactgatcgccacctctccccgtccctttcaatctgccttcacagagaggggcagggcagaggcggagattgacgcgcatggaggcagagctgcagctcaaagctctgcctccatgagcagctaaaatccatgaccaagaaagtcgtggattttgcagaggtgatttgggggtataaacccctcatgttgccgcggggatgcggcggtttagcactatctaTAGTGCTTTATAGTAATTACATGCTTtcagactcacttcagagtctctttaaggggccagagactgctggtaccacaaaacgATGTTTACCAATGAATCACTGCACATACCCGCTGCTACCTCTTCACGGCAGGCACCTCTCTCTGccctcgctatgacggcagagctctgtgcgctGGTCAATAGCCGCTTTCATTGTCTCCTGGCCCTGTTCATTAAAATCACACTGGCTCACAGTGGCcacgcggtcaggagccaatgaaagcacatCCATTTTCTGTCATATAGTAGGTAGGGTGAGTGAACTGTGGTGGGAAGAGAGAGGCGAGATCAGCGGGAGTGGTGGTACTAGTTGAAATTTACGCCCTGTAAGAGCCGTGCAGTCAGCTGCAACTAACACGGTCTGGAAGCAGTTAAGCTGCTGTGTTGTTGCCTTTCATTGTTTATCAACACGTCAtgatttgtaaaaatacactgtGTGCAGTAAATGTAGGCATTGGTCAATATATGGTTATAATTTAATTACCCTCAATGCCATCTGGTTCTAGATAGTCGTCTTCATCATCGTCTTCATCATTCTGCCAGCTATCTGTTAGGATACAGTAGATAATTAGAAGTAGTAGTTATCTGGTTTCTGGCTCTAGTCATGTGACGTTATTCACTAGTGTGActgataataacaacaataacaactaATGCACAGAGGTTGTTGTTCCATGAAGCAACGTGAATCACATGCTTCAGGACGGTAACAATTAGAGGGCAGaaagaggcggctcccctccccacATGTCCCCCTCCTCGCACTCCCTGCCTCTCTCTACCTAGATGGGCGGTGCTGCTTCACTAACCTGCTCTCATCGTTCCATCGATGGTATCTCCATCCGCCCAtccagcgtcctgtatccatggctacagcggtgcctcatgtgcaCAATGCACAAACGAATGtaaatccagcatgaacataggtGTAGCTAGGGATTATGGGGCACCATAGCAGAATTTTGATGGGGCCATGGGACCTTgacctcttgagcaatgccacctgcccctacccgatGGGATATGGGTTGACTGGGCAATGTACATTCCTATGCAAGTCACATTGCAAATAGTCTATGGCCATTGAGGTAAAGTCAGAGGGTAGAGAAATGCTGGAAAATGAATAGTTAAAGAgaggcgctttttttttttttaaaaaaatctcttTTTATTGGGCAATTAGCTTCAGCATTAAGATCCAAGCTGATTCCCCGCATCCACACGGCTGAATGAGATTTTGCTGCCCGGTAGAGGCACAGCTgtgcacagtagctctgcctcttatccagtctatctccacctctccccgcccctcagtcttttttcactgagaggggcggggagaggtggagatagactggagaagaggcagagctactgcgcacagctctgcctctaccaggaagcaaaaTTCTGTGATCACagaattttgccccaggatttcaGGGGGATAAATACTTCGATCTGCCACAGGGATGTGGcgaatcagctttgatcttaatTCTGAAGCTATCTGCGCAATAaaaggagattaaaaaaaaggcttcagattctctttaacacataatttgggccccctatgctccagggccccacaaCAATTGCTATGGTAGCTACGGCTCTCTGCTTACCTTAGCTAGCTTTGCTTCATGTCACGGGTGTATTAATCAAAGGGATGCTCATTTGTTCTCATGCAATAATAATTTGAAAGTTAAAATAGACACTGTTTATCTGCTTGTGTTTCTGCTGTATAAAGTCTGATTCATTGCATGATGAAGAGACCAAGAAGTCATCTTAAAGTGACATGCCATATTCTGATGTGTCCTGCTCACCAGAATAGGTCTAAAACTCATACAAATTGTGATTTCTAACCCAGAAATTGATAAGGTGAGGTTGCTTTTCTCCTGTAGCTCCTGCTCCATCTTCCTGTCCTAGGGGAACacgcaatgggcttgattcacaaagcggtgcaaactgtttagcatgggtgtgctaaacagttagcacgtgaagtgcttttcgctgacttttgcgcgcgcaaagtgccgcgattcgcgcgatcgcggactttctttgcaaggacactcaaaagcctgccatccatggattctgtcagtgttttgatctgttcaccatcaacattgcgtgcagcagcaaccacagcctcccagacactgttcagagaggtgtactgttttcctccttgtaaatctcacattttatgatggaccacaggttctcaatggggttcagatcaggtgaacaaggaggccatgtcattagtttttcttcttttataccctttcttgccagccacgctgtggagtacttggacgcgtgtgatggagcattgtcctgcatgaaaataaagtttttattgaaggattcagacttcttcctgtaccactgcttgaagaaggtgtcttccagaaactggcagtaggactgggagttgagcttgactccatcctcaacccgaaaaggccccacaagctcatctttgatgataccagcccaaaccagtactccacctccaccttgctggcgtctgagtcggactggagctctctgccctttaccaatccagccacgggcccatccatccggcccatcaagactcactctcatttcatcagtccataaaaccttagaaaaatcagtcttgagatatttcttggcccagtcttgacgtttcagattgtgtgtcttgttcagtggtggtcgtctttcagcctttcttaccttggccatgtctctgagtattgcacaccttgtgcttttggacactccagtgatgttgcagccctgaaatatggccaaactggtggcaagtggcatcttggcagctgcacgcttgacttttctcagttcatgggcagttattttgcaccttggtttttccacacgcttcttgcgaccctgttgactattttgaatgaaacgcttgattgttcgatgatcacgcttcagaagctttgcaattttaagagtgctgcatccctttgcaagatttctgccaaaggaaaggaagttgcctaataattatgcacacctgatatagggtgttgatgtcattagaccacaccccttctcattacagagatgcacatcacctaatatgcttaattggtagtaggctttcgagcctaaacAGCTtgaagtaagacaacatgcataaagaggatgatgtggtcaaaatactaatttgcctaataattctgcactccctgtaatgtaacttaatgacagtatcttTGTTgaagctgaagttcctctttaaagatccaatccgccaTGGTGGTTGTTATTGCCATTCCCTGCAAAACGTTGTTCGCCTAATCGCACACTCGTACCCACGTCGTGAGATTGCAGAAATTATGACTtgatgatcaaaaaaaaaaattgctggtcatCGGAAGATTTGTACACAAATTCATGACGTTAGTACGAGGCTTATGATATCACACAGCTATGGTtggaaaatgattggaaactacaAGGGTTGTCTGcaaagtaacagccattttcagTTAATCAATCAACCCGTCACAGCTGGTTGAAATGTGCACTCTATTTGGAGCctcttatccctgccagggcgtagatctcaatctccTGTTGCCGCATGCTCCCGTCGCTCTGTAGCCTCTAAACTCAGCTGTCTAAATGATCACAGTGATTACAGAAGAGAAGTGGGAAAAatggtctggtccttaaaggaccactatcaaagtttaactttttttctAAACACCTTGAATAGGCAGAAGGGACTTTCTGATGGCTTATAGTGGtagtaaaagggaaaaaaaatccttccccttATAAGATCATCTggaggtgtttaaaaaaaaaaggtaaacttTGATAATGTTTATTTAAGGAGCAATGCCAGCCAAAAATGGTTATGGAAAAATGTTATTGATTTTATTTTAGACTAACAGTAACTCCTGTTATTTTTCCAAATAATCAATCCCTTTCTTGTAGTAGTatcacactcctcacctatgAGTGGGGAGAATTGGGGAGCCTTTATGTTAATGCTACTGAACAAACAATTACTGGCATTCAGCAGTTATATGAGAAAGAGAAGAGGTTAACCTTCAAGTTAAATTGCACAGGAAGAATACCTTACGTGGCAGAGAaacgcaaacagctgttacttTCTGGACTACACTTGTTCATAAACATCACACTATATCAAAGGCATAAAGCAGTATATGAATACAAATAATTACCATCTGCAGGGTTGTGCACATAGTTAATAGCAACAGGACGCTCCACTGATCCATAGAAGCTGTCAGAATCCGAGGCCGAATCACTATAAAGGAAAATACATGAATGTTATGGTTTACAGATACCGATAAAGAATAAATAGTGATATATAAAAATAGATCAGAGGTAAACGAGACACCCTTCTATAATCATTTTTATACAATATAATTTGAAAGCTAAGTAGAGAGAActatagcctggtacacactttcaattatgattggccaatcactgaccaattttatcaacttcatgtagtatgaggatcaacagatGTTGAATACCGACCAGATTGTGTAGAGAAAccctcgtactacatggaggtggtaaaattggtcagtaattggccaattataattgaaagtgtgtaccaggcttaagtatATAATGGGATTGGAGATTATAGTCTGAAAATTTCTAAGAACATAGATtaggttaaagtgaatgtttacctgttttaaaaacaaaaagtcagatactcacctaaggagaggaaaggctcggtcctaatgagccttccctctcctctcccggtgcccggtcccgcgcaggatcccccgtggcagtattcgaccagttcggtcaaatactgccacttccgcatgccgaagggagctttcggaaggcttcgggagcactcgggctcccgatgacgcggccgctccttactacgcatgcgcgagcgccctctatgacgcgctcgcgcgtacgtagtatggagcggcccgtcttcggaagcccgagtgctcccgaagacctccgaagtccctgcggcggcggacgcgaacgggggagccagcgcagcaccgagggcaccgggagaggagagggaaggctcattaggaccgagccttccctctccttaggtgagtatctaactttttgtttttaaaaccggtacccattggctttaaatgcCTGTTCATTCttgaatgtttaaaaaaataccgTAATCCTTCCACCCCTAACACTAGTACAGTTTAGAAATTTAGCAGTTTAGGAAAACaaaaaaggaaatactgtaaatactCGAGTCTAAGTCtaaaaatgtaggtctgattcactttataaaagtataggggtcgacttatacacgagtcacgggcaacactgagtaatgtgtgtactaatagtgacattcccatttgcagcaatttacccagtgatactttgaggaaaggaaataccaagaaaacacaggtttgAACATCCTGGCCacagcaattaacaaggaaaAGGGGCAGGGGAAAAAACTAggctgcagccattaactttgctgggtagacttatacttgagtcaatacaaaattccagcttaagaaggttgaatattggagtcgacttatacacgaggtcgactcctATTTTAGTATATACGTTACcttattttataataaaagctgtccccccaaatgataatgtttcccccccccccccatccttgtgCATTCAAATCTCTTCTGTTCCAGCTGCTGCGACTGTTCAGCTGCTCTCGGTCTTGTCTGCTTCTTCGCCATgagcgccccatgtggttgcccgtATAGCACGTGGCTtgtgaatgacgtcacacgcacgtGCTTGGCAGCAAACAACACCGGGAGCATCTGGACAGTTGTgccagctggagcaggtgagacgTGAATGTACAGGCACCAGGGGGGAGGGACATATTTACATTTCGGGGGACAGCGGCCGGGGCTTCCATCGTGATATTACACACCGCTACAACCGCGCTCCCAATTGACCATgtcggcccgagatttcccagcatgctcaaTCGATACATTCAGCCCAAATTCAGTCGgattgtcgattgggcatgcttatTTTGGCACCGGTCTTCATTCGATCTGATAAAATTATCAAACCGGATGGCTGATCGGGCCGCAAAatcaatagatgtatggccaccttaaggccagTGGAAGAGGGAAGGCGGGTTATTTGTAGAAAAAAATAAGCTGGATgggctttaacctcctgggcaataatcccgagctgagctcggggtaagccgccgcggaggatttctcaggccct contains:
- the SH3BP2 gene encoding SH3 domain-binding protein 2 isoform X1; translated protein: MKQAKRNSLVHLSVHSANHSTSERKLNSQIHHQSARSMESYYEETDSPDWKVAPWEERRNMTSGEPVWPTPMKAIGAQNLLTMPGGVTVSGYLHKRGGKQLQLFKWPLRYVIVHKGCVYYFKTSTSASSQGAFSLNGYNRVMRAAEETTSSNVFPFKMVHISKKHRTWYFSAASEDERKKWMLALRREIDHFHDKKETITDLSDSASDSDSFYGSVERPVAINYVHNPADDSWQNDEDDDEDDYLEPDGIEDGAPSYPPPPVPRLPKGEDTPKRHSIPNQVPKPKSPIPPAKMPDSDSTRNSTIQPYKFEIDRMPPPIPTFAPAHRGSGPKPPPPLPPPGDKPLPPPPRRESASSVSSATKQPSFPPFRQSDSPATSGSTRSPANYQPSEAKHSSVQQVKFGSSSVKEELINILKNGPPPLVPQKPAVPSTEKISSKPSQISPPPPLPPVKPPALSESIKSNHAPPIPPSKPRTIGQQSLTKPPAVAARSQRPPLTSLSDKPGFPPPMRLPPDGQSFIDKTVESPIRSKVVEVDESDSDDDYEKVPLPASVYVDTCDSGDVEKMFKAADARGSPLNGLFCIRNSSTKTGKVIVVWDKQDGKTRNYRIYEKDCKVYLEAEIQFTDVATLVEHYYGKPLPGHDTLVLKYAYGCSNNPR
- the SH3BP2 gene encoding SH3 domain-binding protein 2 isoform X2, which encodes MAVSIKRSKSLAVSVERRMCWVDSRNMTSGEPVWPTPMKAIGAQNLLTMPGGVTVSGYLHKRGGKQLQLFKWPLRYVIVHKGCVYYFKTSTSASSQGAFSLNGYNRVMRAAEETTSSNVFPFKMVHISKKHRTWYFSAASEDERKKWMLALRREIDHFHDKKETITDLSDSASDSDSFYGSVERPVAINYVHNPADDSWQNDEDDDEDDYLEPDGIEDGAPSYPPPPVPRLPKGEDTPKRHSIPNQVPKPKSPIPPAKMPDSDSTRNSTIQPYKFEIDRMPPPIPTFAPAHRGSGPKPPPPLPPPGDKPLPPPPRRESASSVSSATKQPSFPPFRQSDSPATSGSTRSPANYQPSEAKHSSVQQVKFGSSSVKEELINILKNGPPPLVPQKPAVPSTEKISSKPSQISPPPPLPPVKPPALSESIKSNHAPPIPPSKPRTIGQQSLTKPPAVAARSQRPPLTSLSDKPGFPPPMRLPPDGQSFIDKTVESPIRSKVVEVDESDSDDDYEKVPLPASVYVDTCDSGDVEKMFKAADARGSPLNGLFCIRNSSTKTGKVIVVWDKQDGKTRNYRIYEKDCKVYLEAEIQFTDVATLVEHYYGKPLPGHDTLVLKYAYGCSNNPR
- the SH3BP2 gene encoding SH3 domain-binding protein 2 isoform X4, which encodes MTSGEPVWPTPMKAIGAQNLLTMPGGVTVSGYLHKRGGKQLQLFKWPLRYVIVHKGCVYYFKTSTSASSQGAFSLNGYNRVMRAAEETTSSNVFPFKMVHISKKHRTWYFSAASEDERKKWMLALRREIDHFHDKKETITDLSDSASDSDSFYGSVERPVAINYVHNPADDSWQNDEDDDEDDYLEPDGIEDGAPSYPPPPVPRLPKGEDTPKRHSIPNQVPKPKSPIPPAKMPDSDSTRNSTIQPYKFEIDRMPPPIPTFAPAHRGSGPKPPPPLPPPGDKPLPPPPRRESASSVSSATKQPSFPPFRQSDSPATSGSTRSPANYQPSEAKHSSVQQVKFGSSSVKEELINILKNGPPPLVPQKPAVPSTEKISSKPSQISPPPPLPPVKPPALSESIKSNHAPPIPPSKPRTIGQQSLTKPPAVAARSQRPPLTSLSDKPGFPPPMRLPPDGQSFIDKTVESPIRSKVVEVDESDSDDDYEKVPLPASVYVDTCDSGDVEKMFKAADARGSPLNGLFCIRNSSTKTGKVIVVWDKQDGKTRNYRIYEKDCKVYLEAEIQFTDVATLVEHYYGKPLPGHDTLVLKYAYGCSNNPR
- the SH3BP2 gene encoding SH3 domain-binding protein 2 isoform X3; its protein translation is MLVCTYRNMTSGEPVWPTPMKAIGAQNLLTMPGGVTVSGYLHKRGGKQLQLFKWPLRYVIVHKGCVYYFKTSTSASSQGAFSLNGYNRVMRAAEETTSSNVFPFKMVHISKKHRTWYFSAASEDERKKWMLALRREIDHFHDKKETITDLSDSASDSDSFYGSVERPVAINYVHNPADDSWQNDEDDDEDDYLEPDGIEDGAPSYPPPPVPRLPKGEDTPKRHSIPNQVPKPKSPIPPAKMPDSDSTRNSTIQPYKFEIDRMPPPIPTFAPAHRGSGPKPPPPLPPPGDKPLPPPPRRESASSVSSATKQPSFPPFRQSDSPATSGSTRSPANYQPSEAKHSSVQQVKFGSSSVKEELINILKNGPPPLVPQKPAVPSTEKISSKPSQISPPPPLPPVKPPALSESIKSNHAPPIPPSKPRTIGQQSLTKPPAVAARSQRPPLTSLSDKPGFPPPMRLPPDGQSFIDKTVESPIRSKVVEVDESDSDDDYEKVPLPASVYVDTCDSGDVEKMFKAADARGSPLNGLFCIRNSSTKTGKVIVVWDKQDGKTRNYRIYEKDCKVYLEAEIQFTDVATLVEHYYGKPLPGHDTLVLKYAYGCSNNPR